One stretch of Cygnus olor isolate bCygOlo1 chromosome 1, bCygOlo1.pri.v2, whole genome shotgun sequence DNA includes these proteins:
- the ANGPTL5 gene encoding angiopoietin-related protein 5: MNCFRVTSLISLSIFLVSWGETVITNVKPCSSKGTRNVGAVDEPLKAEEKNKSADISKQKEQCLVPCDVQAKILRGEKQYMCRNLQNSLVEYARSTKKLVRNMMDDQQSSLDYLSNQVNELMNRVLLLNAEVLRKHLDPLPYKAVQSHGLDCTDIKDTIGSVSKTPTGLYIIHPEGSNYPFEVLCDMDFQGGGWTVVQKRSDGIITFQRTWSEYLDGFGDLSGEFWLGLRKIFHIVNQKATSFSLYVDLESENDKHAYAAYDGFWIEDEACSFKIHLGHYSGNAGDAFRGYRKEDNQNSMPFSTFDVDNDGCRPVCTIKQQLVKSCSNFSDSTGWWFNQCGLANLNGVHRYTGRFLATGIHWDTWTVNNKPVKIKSVSMKIRRTFNPYFN, from the exons ATGAACTGCTTTAGGGTAACTTCACTGATATCTCTTAGTATTTTTTTGGTCAGCTGGGGAGAGACTGTCATAACTAATGTCAAACCTTGTTCATCTAAG GGCACAAGGAATGTTGGAGCTGTGGACGAACCACtcaaggcagaagagaaaaataaatctgcagatatttcaaaacaaaaagaacaatgcCTTGTACCATGTGATGTTCAAGCTAAAATTTTACGAGGGGAAAAACAGTACATGTGCA GAAATTTACAGAACTCTCTTGTTGAATACGCAAGAAGCACAAAAAAGCTGGTGAGAAACATGATGGATGATCAACAGTCTTCCTTGGATTACCTTTCTAATCag GTGAATGAACTCATGAACAGAGTTCTTCTTCTGAATGCAGAAGttttaagaaagcatttggATCCACTTCCTTACAAAGCAGTTCAATCACATG GGTTGGATTGCACTGATATTAAAGATACCATCGGTTCAGTTTCAAAAACTCCAACTGGTCTGTACATTATTCATCCAGAAGGATCAAATTATCCTTTTGAG GTTTTGTGTGACATGGATTTTCAAGGAGGTGGATGGACTGTAGTTCAGAAAAGAAGTGATGGAATCATTACATTTCAGAGAACGTGGTCTGAATATCTGGATGGATTTGGTGACCTATCTG ggGAATTTTGGCTTGGATTGAGGAAGATTTTTCATATAGTAAACCAAAAAGCAACTAGTTTCAGTCTTTATGTGGATTTGGAATCAGAAAATGACAAGCATGCTTATGCAGCGTATGATGGATTTTGGATAGAGGATGAAGcatgttcttttaaaatccatttggGGCATTATTCGGGAAACGCTG GTGATGCCTTTAGAGGatacagaaaagaagataaTCAGAATTCAATGCCTTTCAGCACATTTGATGTTGATAATGATGGATGTAGGCCAGTGTGCACTATTAAACAACAGCTTGTAAAGAGCTGCAGTAACTTCAGTGACAGCACTGGATGGTGGTTCAACCAGTGTGGCCTTGCAAATCTTAACGGTGTTCATCGTTACACAGGTAGATTTCTTGCAACTGGGATTCACTGGGATACATGGACAGTGAACAACAAACCTGtcaaaattaaatcagtttCAATGAAAATTCGGAGAACCTTTAATCCATATTTCAATTAA